The proteins below are encoded in one region of Parambassis ranga unplaced genomic scaffold, fParRan2.1 scaffold_21_arrow_ctg1, whole genome shotgun sequence:
- the LOC114429722 gene encoding NACHT, LRR and PYD domains-containing protein 12-like translates to VLFQLLEENIVRFVKDELKKIQKLLSPDYPECSESQREDEEDEEQRSSRESLVQITVHFLRRMKQEELAERLQSRTRAAECGRKLKSNLRKKFQCVFEGIAKAGEPTLLNQIYTELYITEGGTAEVNEEHEVRQIEAASRKAHRPETSIRPEGIFKGSPGRQEPIRTVMTKGVAGIGKTVLTQKFTLDWAEDKANQDIQFTFPFTFRELNVLRERKFSLVELVHHFFTETKEAGICSFQHLQVVFIFDGLDECRLPLDFQNNETLTDVTKSTSVDVLLTNLIRGKLLPSARLWITTRPAAANQIPPDCVDVVTEVRGFTDPQKEEYFRKRFREEEQASRIISHIKTSRSLHIMCHIPVFCWITATVLEDMLETREGGQLPKTLTEMYIHFLVVQTKVKMIKYDGGAETDPQWSPESREMIQSLGKLAFDQLQKGNLIFYESDLTECGIDIRAASVYSGVFTQIFKEERGLYQDKVFCFIHLSVQEFLAALHVHLTFISSAVNLLEKQKRTSLWSKVFGHKAELKHLHQSAVDKSLQSPSGHLDLFLRFLLGLSLETNQTLLRGLLTQTGSSSQTNQETLQYIKEKISENVSAERSINLFHCLNELNDRSLVEEIQQALRSGRLSTDELSPAQWSALVFILLSSEGLEVFDLKKYSASEEALLRLLPMVKASNKVLLSSCNLSERGCEALSSVLSSQSSSLRELDLDNNDLQDSGVKQLSRGLETPDCRLETLSLSGCLITQEGCASLASALTSNPSYLRELDLSYNHPGDSGVELLSALLNSPDCSLKTLRVEHGGEQWLKPGLRKYFCQLEVDTNSVHTKLKLSDNNRKVTHVREEQPYLDHPDRFDRCPQLLCRNVLTGRCYWEVEWRGVVHISVSYRRIRRKGRSADCMFGENNQSWSLLCSDGGYYVWHNNRRTSISSSSVSHRAAVYVDCPAGTLSFYRVSSDTLIHLHTFSTTFTQPLHAGFW, encoded by the exons gcagagtgtggacgtaaactcaagtctaacctgaggaagaagttccagtgtgtgtttgaggggatcgctaaagcaggagagccgacccttctgaaccagatctacacagagctctacatcacagagggggggactgcagaggtcaatgaggaacatgaggtcagacagattgaagcagcatccaggaaagcacacagaccagaaacaagcatcagaccagaaggcatctttaaaggctcacctggaagacaggaaccaatcagaacagtgatgacaaagggagtggctggcatcgggaaaacagtcctaacacagaagttcactctggactgggctgaagacaaagccaaccaggacatccagttcacatttccattcactttcagagagctgaatgtgctgagagagagaaagttcagcttggtggaacttgttcatcacttcttcactgaaaccaaagaggcaggaatctgcagctttcagcacctccaggtggtcttcatctttgatggtctggatgagtgtcgacttcctctggacttccagaacaatgagaccctgactgatgtcacaaagtccacctcagtggatgtgctgctgacaaacctcatcagggggaagctgcttccctctgctcgcctctggatcaccacacgacctgcagcagccaatcagatccctcctgactgtgtggacgtggtgacagaggtcagagggttcactgacccacagaaggaggagtacttcaggaagaggttcagagaggaggagcaggccagcaggatcatctcccacatcaagacatcacgaagcctccacatcatgtgccacatcccagtcttctgctggatcactgctacagttctggaggacatgttggaaaccagagagggaggacagctgcccaagaccctgactgagatgtacatccacttcctggtggttcagaccaaagtgaagatgatcaagtatgatggaggagctgaaacagatccacagtggagtccagagagcagggagatgatccagtctctgggaaaactggcttttgatcagctgcagaaaggaaacctgatcttctatgagtcagacctgacagagtgtggcatcgatatcagagcagcctcagtgtactcaggagtgttcacacagatctttaaagaggagagaggcctgtaccaggacaaggtgttctgcttcatccatctgagtgttcaggagtttctggctgctcttcatgtccatctgaccttcatcagctctgctgtcaacctgctggaaaaacaaaaaagaacatctCTGTGGTCTAAAGTCTTTGGACACAAAGctgaactaaaacacctccaccagagtgctgtggacaagtccttacagagtccaagtggacacctggacttgttcctccgcttcctcctgggtctttcactggagaccaatcagactcttctacggggcctgctgacacagacaggaagtagctcacagaccaatcaggaaacactccagtacatcaaggagaagatcagtgagaatgtgtctgcagagagaagcatcaatctgttccactgtctgaatgaactgaatgatcgttctctagtggaggagatccaacaggccctgagatcaggacgtctctccacagatgaactgtctcctgctcagtggtcagctctggtcttcatcttactgtcatcagaaggtctggaggtgtttgacctgaagaaatactctgcttcagaggaggctcttctgaggctgctgccaatggtcaaagcctccaacaaagttct actgagcagctgtaacctctcagagagaggctgtgaagctctgtcctcagtcctcagctcccagtcctctagtctgagagagctggatctggataataacgacctgcaggattcaggggtgaagcagctgtctcgtggactggagactccagactgcagactggagactctcag tctgtcagggtgtctgatcacacaggagggctgtgcttctctggcctcggctctgacctccaacccctcctatctgagagagctggacctgagctacaatcatccaggagactcaggagtggagctgctgtctgctttactcaacagtccagattgtagtctgaagactctcag ggtggagcatggtggagagcagtggttaaaacctgggctgaggaagt atttctgtcaacttgaagtcgacacaaactcagtgcacacaaagctcaaactgtctgacaacaacaggaaggtgacacatgtgagagaggagcagccatatcttgatcatccagacagatttgacaggtgtcctcagctgctgtgtagaaatgttctgactggtcgctgttactgggaggtcgagtggagaggagtggttcatatatcagtgagttacagaagaatcagaaggaaaggacgcagtgctgactgcatgtttggagaaaacaatcagtcctggagtctgctctgctctgatggTGGTTACTatgtctggcacaataacagaagaacatccatctcctcctcctctgtctctcacagagcagcagtgtatgtggactgtcctgctggcactctgtccttctacagagtctcctctgacacactgatccacctccacaccttcagcaccacattcactcagcctctacatgctgggttctgg